One segment of Fuscovulum ytuae DNA contains the following:
- a CDS encoding metallopeptidase family protein — protein MTTADNPDPQAPGWDAFPAPDLALFEQLAHEAVVNLPQPWRDHATHVALRITDFPPDDVLEAMGMEDPYELTGLYEGTPLTEKSVMEQPTHPDIVWLFRRPILEEWIDRGDVGLGDLIAHVVVHELAHHFGWSDDDIARIDPWWE, from the coding sequence ATGACCACAGCCGACAATCCCGATCCGCAAGCCCCCGGCTGGGATGCCTTCCCCGCCCCCGACCTCGCGCTTTTCGAACAGCTTGCCCATGAGGCGGTGGTCAACCTGCCTCAGCCTTGGCGCGACCATGCCACCCACGTGGCGCTGCGCATCACCGACTTCCCCCCCGATGACGTCCTCGAAGCGATGGGAATGGAAGACCCCTATGAACTCACCGGCCTATATGAAGGCACGCCGCTGACCGAAAAATCGGTGATGGAACAGCCCACCCATCCCGATATCGTCTGGCTCTTCCGCCGCCCGATCCTTGAAGAATGGATCGATCGCGGCGATGTGGGCTTGGGCGATCTGATCGCCCATGTCGTGGTGCATGAACTCGCCCATCACTTCGGCTGGTCCGACGACGATATCGCCCGCATCGACCCATGGTGGGAGTAG
- a CDS encoding PGN_0703 family putative restriction endonuclease → MPDFLPDLPVDALLAALRRSPGNEVDSGKFASPESSSALAVNAFGWFLERPDALPPLPGVPMGRPEAVEVEAEMRFPWSGGRHPWLDVAVTTATTLVGVESKRYEPFRPGKAVLFSEAYDSRDWGPGMAAYDRLRAELSAGRLRYRHLDAVQLVKHAYGLRNQARKRGRGAVLVYLHAAPEAWASGKPVDPGAIRAHAAEVADFASRVKGADVVFVPVRWADLLAQWAGLPALAAHVAAIRARFGVV, encoded by the coding sequence ATGCCCGATTTCCTGCCCGATCTTCCCGTTGATGCCTTGCTCGCCGCCTTGCGGCGCAGTCCGGGGAACGAGGTGGATAGCGGCAAATTCGCGAGCCCCGAGTCCTCATCCGCGTTGGCGGTGAATGCCTTTGGCTGGTTTCTGGAGCGGCCCGATGCCCTGCCGCCTTTGCCCGGCGTGCCGATGGGGCGGCCTGAGGCTGTGGAGGTTGAGGCAGAGATGCGCTTCCCTTGGTCGGGCGGGCGGCATCCTTGGCTGGATGTGGCGGTGACGACGGCCACCACCTTGGTGGGGGTGGAATCGAAGCGCTATGAGCCGTTCCGTCCGGGCAAGGCCGTGCTGTTTTCCGAGGCCTATGACAGCCGCGACTGGGGGCCGGGGATGGCGGCCTATGATCGGCTGCGGGCGGAGCTTTCGGCGGGGCGCCTGCGGTATCGGCATCTGGATGCGGTGCAGTTGGTGAAGCACGCTTATGGGCTGCGCAATCAGGCGCGAAAGCGTGGGCGGGGGGCGGTGCTGGTCTATTTGCATGCCGCGCCTGAGGCTTGGGCCAGTGGCAAGCCCGTCGATCCGGGGGCTATCCGTGCCCATGCGGCGGAGGTGGCGGATTTTGCAAGCCGCGTGAAGGGGGCGGATGTGGTCTTTGTGCCGGTGCGCTGGGCGGACCTTTTGGCGCAATGGGCAGGGCTGCCTGCACTGGCCGCCCATGTGGCGGCGATCCGGGCGCGGTTCGGGGTTGTGTGA
- a CDS encoding cryptochrome/photolyase family protein, translating to MSAPRLILVLGDQLAPDMAALRAGRPGDVVVMAEVMAEGSYVPHHPQKIALILSAMRHFAEALREGGWRVAYSRLDDAENTQSIVGELIRRAAEFGAGEVMATAPGDWRLRQLLAECPVPVTVLPDDRFLCSEAEFAAWAEGRKQLRMEFFYREMRRKTGLMMEGEKPAGGQWNFDHDNRKPAKADLFRPRPPRFAPDAVTEEVLALVASRFASHFGALRPFGWGVTRDDALAALDHFLRHALPRFGDEQDAMLAGDPTLSHALISPYLNLGLLSPMEVCLRVEAEWQAGRVPINAAEGFIRQIIGWREFVRGIWALEGPDYAARNALGHKRALPAVYWGGETRMACMGHAVGQTRDMGYAHHIQRLMVTGNFALLAGVDPWAVHEWYLSVYVDAFEWVEAPNTVGMSQFADGGVVGSKPYVSSGAYIDRMSDYCGGCHYRVKEKTGERACPFNLLYWHFLLRHRERFAGNPRMAQMYRTWDRMEEGHRRAVLAGAEAFLARMEAGEPV from the coding sequence ATGAGCGCGCCGCGTCTGATCCTTGTGCTGGGCGATCAGCTGGCGCCGGATATGGCGGCCTTGCGGGCGGGCCGTCCCGGCGATGTGGTGGTGATGGCCGAGGTGATGGCGGAGGGCAGCTATGTGCCGCATCACCCGCAGAAGATCGCGCTGATCCTGTCGGCGATGCGGCATTTCGCGGAAGCTTTGCGCGAGGGCGGATGGCGGGTGGCCTATTCGCGGCTGGACGATGCCGAGAACACGCAAAGCATCGTGGGCGAGTTGATCCGCCGCGCGGCGGAGTTCGGCGCGGGCGAGGTGATGGCCACGGCGCCGGGGGATTGGCGGCTGCGGCAGCTTTTGGCGGAGTGCCCGGTGCCGGTGACGGTTCTGCCGGATGATAGGTTCCTGTGTTCGGAGGCCGAATTCGCGGCTTGGGCCGAGGGGCGCAAGCAATTGCGGATGGAGTTCTTCTATCGTGAGATGCGGCGCAAGACCGGGCTGATGATGGAGGGGGAGAAACCCGCAGGCGGGCAGTGGAATTTCGACCATGACAACCGCAAGCCTGCGAAGGCGGATCTGTTCCGCCCGCGCCCGCCGCGTTTTGCCCCCGATGCGGTGACGGAGGAGGTTCTGGCGCTGGTGGCATCGCGGTTCGCGTCGCATTTCGGGGCGCTGCGCCCCTTTGGCTGGGGCGTGACGCGGGATGATGCTTTGGCCGCGCTGGACCATTTCCTGCGCCATGCGCTGCCCAGATTTGGGGATGAGCAGGATGCGATGCTGGCGGGGGACCCCACGCTGAGCCATGCGCTGATTTCGCCTTACCTCAACCTAGGGCTTTTGTCGCCGATGGAGGTCTGTCTGCGGGTTGAGGCGGAATGGCAGGCGGGGCGCGTGCCGATCAATGCGGCGGAGGGGTTCATCCGCCAGATTATCGGCTGGCGCGAATTCGTGCGCGGCATCTGGGCGCTGGAGGGGCCGGATTATGCGGCGCGGAACGCGCTTGGCCACAAGCGCGCCTTGCCTGCGGTCTATTGGGGGGGCGAGACGCGGATGGCCTGCATGGGCCATGCGGTGGGGCAGACGCGGGACATGGGCTATGCCCATCACATCCAGCGGTTGATGGTGACGGGGAATTTCGCGCTGCTGGCCGGGGTGGACCCTTGGGCGGTGCATGAATGGTATCTGTCGGTCTATGTCGACGCTTTCGAATGGGTCGAGGCGCCCAATACGGTGGGCATGAGCCAATTCGCCGATGGTGGGGTGGTGGGGTCGAAGCCCTATGTCAGCTCGGGGGCCTATATCGACCGGATGTCGGATTATTGCGGCGGCTGCCATTACCGGGTGAAGGAGAAGACGGGGGAGCGGGCCTGTCCGTTCAACCTGCTTTACTGGCATTTCCTGCTGCGGCACCGGGAGCGGTTTGCGGGCAATCCGCGCATGGCGCAGATGTATCGGACATGGGACCGGATGGAGGAGGGCCATCGTCGCGCCGTGCTGGCGGGCGCGGAGGCCTTTCTGGCGCGGATGGAGGCGGGGGAGCCGGTCTGA
- a CDS encoding NAD+ synthase, translating into MADTFRLTLAQLNPTVGAIAANAAKARAVWDQAKAAGADMAALTEMFITGYQTQDLILKPAFVADAMAAVEALARDCADGPALGIGGPLLREGRLYNGYYVLQGGRVAATVLKHHLPNDGVFDEKRLFTPADVHGPYVVNGVRIGTPICEDSWHPDVAETLAETGAEILLVPNGSPYHRGKPNLRLNLMVARVVETGLPLVYLNMTGGQDDQVFDGCSMVLNPGGHLAVQMPQFEDCVTHVDFTRGPEGWVAAKGMLAPVPPVAEADYHAMTVGLRDYLGKSGFSKVVLGLSGGIDSALVATIAADALGPENVHCVMLPSRFTSAHSLEDAADCAGRLGCRLDTIPISGPQEAVGEALGPLFAGTEPGITEENIQSRLRGLLLMALSNKFGAMLLTTGNKSEVAVGYCTIYGDMNGGYNPIKDLWKTRVFDTCRWRNETHRPWMKGPTGEVIPPRIIDKPPSAELRDNQKDEDSLPPYPVLDAILEGLVEKELSVAEIVAQGHDLATVKRVEGLLYTSEWKRFQSAPGVRLTQKAFWLDRRYPMVMRWRDQSGA; encoded by the coding sequence ATGGCCGATACCTTTCGCCTTACGCTGGCGCAATTGAACCCCACGGTTGGGGCGATTGCCGCCAATGCCGCCAAGGCGCGGGCCGTCTGGGATCAGGCGAAGGCGGCAGGGGCCGATATGGCCGCGCTGACCGAGATGTTCATCACCGGATATCAGACGCAGGACCTGATCCTGAAGCCTGCCTTTGTGGCCGATGCGATGGCGGCGGTGGAGGCCTTGGCGCGGGACTGCGCGGATGGCCCGGCGCTGGGCATCGGGGGGCCCTTGCTGCGCGAGGGGCGGCTTTACAACGGCTATTATGTCTTGCAGGGCGGCCGGGTGGCAGCGACGGTTCTGAAGCATCATCTGCCCAATGACGGGGTGTTCGACGAAAAGCGCCTTTTCACGCCGGCCGATGTGCATGGGCCTTATGTGGTGAACGGGGTCCGCATTGGCACGCCCATTTGCGAGGACAGCTGGCATCCCGACGTGGCCGAGACGCTGGCCGAAACAGGGGCCGAGATTCTGCTGGTGCCCAACGGATCACCCTATCACCGGGGAAAGCCTAATCTGCGGCTGAACCTGATGGTGGCGCGGGTGGTGGAGACGGGGCTGCCGCTGGTCTATCTGAACATGACCGGCGGGCAGGATGACCAGGTCTTTGACGGCTGTTCGATGGTGCTGAACCCCGGCGGGCATCTGGCGGTGCAGATGCCGCAGTTCGAGGATTGCGTGACCCATGTCGATTTCACGCGCGGGCCAGAGGGTTGGGTGGCAGCCAAGGGGATGCTTGCCCCCGTGCCGCCGGTGGCGGAGGCGGATTATCACGCGATGACCGTGGGTCTGCGCGATTATCTGGGGAAGTCGGGGTTTTCCAAGGTGGTGCTGGGTCTGTCGGGCGGGATCGATTCCGCGCTGGTGGCGACGATTGCCGCCGATGCGCTTGGTCCTGAAAATGTGCATTGCGTGATGCTGCCGTCACGCTTCACCTCGGCCCATTCCCTTGAGGATGCGGCGGATTGCGCGGGGCGGCTGGGCTGCCGTTTGGACACGATCCCGATTTCGGGGCCGCAAGAGGCGGTGGGTGAGGCGCTGGGGCCGCTCTTTGCCGGGACGGAACCGGGGATCACCGAGGAGAACATCCAGTCGCGGCTGCGCGGTCTTTTGTTAATGGCGCTGTCGAACAAGTTCGGGGCGATGCTTCTGACCACGGGGAACAAATCCGAAGTGGCGGTGGGCTATTGCACGATCTATGGCGATATGAATGGCGGCTATAACCCGATCAAGGACCTGTGGAAGACGCGGGTTTTCGACACCTGCCGCTGGCGGAACGAAACGCATCGCCCTTGGATGAAGGGTCCCACAGGCGAGGTCATCCCGCCCCGGATCATCGACAAGCCGCCCAGCGCCGAATTGCGCGACAATCAGAAGGACGAGGATTCGCTGCCGCCTTACCCGGTGCTGGACGCGATCCTTGAAGGCTTGGTGGAGAAAGAGCTTTCGGTGGCCGAAATCGTGGCGCAGGGGCATGACCTTGCCACGGTGAAACGGGTGGAGGGGTTGCTTTACACCAGCGAATGGAAGCGCTTCCAATCCGCCCCCGGTGTGCGGCTGACGCAAAAGGCCTTTTGGCTGGATCGCCGCTATCCGATGGTGATGCGCTGGCGGGATCAAAGCGGGGCCTGA
- a CDS encoding 1-phosphofructokinase family hexose kinase, translating into MPDTPPSPQAPILTLTLNPALDMASAVPVMVPDEKLRCSEPQLDPGGGGLNVSRAVHALGGESLALVALGGLTGDRLAELIRREGVMFLGITGPGETRQSLTVNEASTGRQYRFMLPGPVWHQEDQDRVFMLLRAAGKPGGFAVISGSQPPGVPMDFPARLAAAMAGMRVVLDTSGAALTQAVDHPIPDLEVLRMDGEEAEALARRPLETRADTADFAQSLVARGVAKKVIVARGADGSVLADAKQRIFAKAPKVQVRSKVGAGDSFVGGYTLALARGQSEAEALAQGVAAAAAAVMSDATELCRAEDVARLLPEAAVSAV; encoded by the coding sequence ATGCCTGACACGCCTCCCTCCCCTCAGGCCCCAATCCTGACCCTCACCCTCAACCCCGCGCTCGACATGGCGTCTGCCGTGCCCGTCATGGTGCCGGATGAGAAACTCCGCTGCTCTGAACCCCAGCTTGACCCCGGCGGTGGCGGCCTCAATGTTTCGCGCGCTGTCCACGCCCTAGGCGGCGAATCCCTCGCCCTTGTTGCCCTCGGAGGATTGACGGGTGACCGTCTGGCCGAACTGATCCGCCGCGAAGGTGTCATGTTTCTCGGCATCACCGGCCCCGGCGAAACCCGGCAAAGCCTTACCGTGAATGAAGCCTCGACTGGCCGCCAATATCGCTTCATGTTGCCCGGCCCCGTCTGGCATCAGGAAGATCAGGACCGCGTCTTCATGCTGTTGCGCGCGGCTGGAAAACCCGGTGGTTTTGCCGTGATCTCCGGCAGCCAACCCCCAGGCGTGCCGATGGATTTCCCCGCCCGCCTTGCCGCCGCCATGGCGGGGATGCGCGTCGTGCTGGACACCTCCGGGGCTGCGCTGACACAGGCCGTCGATCATCCGATCCCCGATCTTGAGGTTCTCCGCATGGATGGCGAAGAGGCCGAGGCGCTGGCCCGCCGCCCCCTTGAAACCCGCGCCGACACCGCCGATTTTGCCCAATCCCTCGTGGCGCGCGGCGTGGCAAAGAAGGTGATCGTCGCCCGTGGCGCCGATGGTTCCGTCCTTGCCGATGCAAAGCAGCGCATCTTCGCCAAGGCCCCCAAGGTGCAGGTCCGCTCCAAGGTCGGCGCAGGCGACAGTTTCGTGGGCGGCTACACGCTCGCCCTCGCCCGCGGGCAATCCGAGGCCGAGGCGCTGGCCCAAGGCGTCGCCGCCGCCGCCGCCGCCGTCATGTCCGACGCCACCGAATTGTGCCGCGCCGAAGATGTGGCCCGCCTTCTGCCCGAAGCGGCGGTCAGCGCCGTCTGA
- a CDS encoding SDR family NAD(P)-dependent oxidoreductase, with product MRALVIGASGGIGGAVCGALRGRGAEVLGLSRSGDGLDVTDEVSLVRVLGDLEGAFDLVFVATGGLEIAGARPEKSVKALDGAAMAAQFALNTIGPALVLKHVWRMIPRDRAARVAVLSARVGSIGDNRLGGWHGYRAAKAALNQIVRTCAVELARTHPHAALVALHPGTVATPLTAAYAGGHPTVTPDVAAGNLLRVLDGVGPAQSGQFFDWKGEVVPW from the coding sequence ATGCGGGCATTGGTCATCGGGGCATCGGGGGGGATCGGCGGGGCGGTCTGCGGGGCCTTGCGGGGGCGCGGGGCCGAGGTGCTGGGGCTGTCGCGATCCGGCGATGGGCTGGATGTGACGGATGAGGTGTCGCTTGTCCGGGTGCTGGGGGATTTGGAGGGGGCGTTCGATCTGGTCTTTGTGGCGACGGGGGGGCTGGAGATTGCGGGGGCGCGGCCGGAAAAGAGCGTGAAGGCGCTGGACGGTGCCGCGATGGCGGCGCAATTCGCGTTGAACACCATCGGGCCTGCGCTGGTTTTGAAACATGTCTGGCGCATGATCCCGCGGGATCGGGCGGCGCGGGTGGCGGTGCTGTCGGCGCGGGTGGGATCGATCGGCGACAATCGGCTGGGCGGCTGGCATGGCTATCGGGCGGCGAAGGCGGCGCTTAATCAGATCGTGCGGACCTGCGCGGTGGAATTGGCGCGGACGCATCCGCATGCCGCTCTGGTCGCGTTGCATCCCGGCACGGTGGCGACGCCCCTGACGGCGGCCTATGCGGGCGGGCATCCGACCGTGACGCCGGATGTCGCGGCGGGGAACCTGCTTCGCGTGCTGGACGGGGTCGGGCCGGCGCAATCGGGGCAGTTTTTTGACTGGAAGGGGGAGGTCGTGCCGTGGTGA
- a CDS encoding 2-isopropylmalate synthase: MTDKSTQPRVLIFDTTLRDGEQSPGATMTHEEKLEIAGLLDEMGVDIIEAGFPIASEGDFAAVSEIARRSRNSTICGLARANYKDIDRCWEAVRHARSPRIHTFIGTSPLHRAIPNLDMDQMAERIHDTVTHARNLCDNVQWSPMDATRTEADYLCRVVEIAIKAGATTINIPDTVGYTYPFESAKIIRMLLERVPGADTITFATHCHNDLGMATANALAAVEAGARQIECTINGLGERAGNTALEEVVMAMKVRNDILPYSTGIDTTKIMHLSRRVSTVSGFPVQFNKAIVGKNAFLHESGIHQDGVLKNVETFEIMRPEDIGLTQKNIAMGKHSGRAALRAKLKELGYDLADNQLNDVFVRFKALADRKKEVYDDDILALVADEQTNDAHDALVLKKLRVVCGTDGPQEADMVLSIDGVDHHIDATGDGPVDAAFNCVKMLFPHKARLQVYQVAAVTEGTDAQATVSVRLEEDGRIVTGQSADTDTIVASVKAYVNALNRLIVRRQKTAPGEDVKTVTYHGE, translated from the coding sequence ATGACCGACAAAAGCACGCAACCCCGCGTCCTGATCTTCGACACAACGCTCCGTGACGGCGAACAAAGCCCCGGCGCGACCATGACGCATGAGGAAAAGCTCGAAATCGCGGGCCTCCTTGACGAAATGGGGGTGGATATCATCGAAGCGGGCTTCCCCATCGCCTCGGAAGGCGATTTCGCCGCTGTTTCCGAAATCGCGCGGCGGTCGCGGAACTCCACCATCTGCGGCCTTGCGCGGGCGAATTACAAGGATATCGACCGTTGCTGGGAAGCCGTGCGCCATGCCCGCTCGCCCCGCATCCACACCTTCATCGGCACCTCACCGCTCCATCGCGCCATCCCCAATCTGGACATGGACCAGATGGCCGAACGCATCCATGACACCGTCACCCATGCCCGCAACCTGTGTGACAATGTGCAGTGGTCGCCCATGGATGCCACCCGGACCGAGGCCGATTACCTCTGCCGCGTGGTGGAAATCGCGATCAAGGCAGGCGCCACCACGATCAACATCCCCGATACGGTGGGCTACACCTACCCCTTCGAATCCGCCAAGATCATCCGCATGTTGCTGGAACGCGTGCCGGGGGCCGATACGATCACCTTTGCCACCCATTGCCACAACGACCTTGGCATGGCGACCGCCAATGCGCTGGCCGCGGTAGAGGCAGGGGCGCGCCAGATCGAATGCACGATCAACGGCCTTGGTGAACGCGCGGGCAATACCGCGCTGGAAGAGGTGGTCATGGCGATGAAGGTTCGCAATGATATCCTGCCATACAGCACGGGCATCGACACGACCAAGATCATGCACCTGTCGCGCCGCGTCTCGACCGTTTCGGGCTTTCCGGTGCAGTTCAACAAGGCCATCGTCGGCAAGAACGCCTTCCTGCACGAAAGCGGCATCCATCAGGATGGCGTGCTGAAGAACGTCGAAACCTTCGAAATCATGCGCCCCGAAGATATCGGCCTCACGCAGAAGAACATCGCGATGGGCAAACATTCGGGCCGCGCCGCGCTGCGGGCCAAGCTCAAGGAACTCGGCTACGATCTGGCCGATAACCAGCTGAACGATGTCTTCGTGCGCTTCAAGGCTTTGGCCGACCGCAAGAAGGAAGTCTATGACGACGACATCCTTGCGCTCGTCGCCGATGAACAAACCAACGATGCGCATGACGCGCTCGTCCTGAAAAAGCTGCGCGTGGTCTGTGGCACCGACGGCCCGCAAGAGGCTGACATGGTCCTGTCCATCGACGGGGTAGATCACCACATCGACGCTACAGGCGACGGCCCGGTGGATGCCGCCTTCAACTGCGTCAAGATGCTCTTCCCGCACAAGGCGCGGCTTCAGGTCTATCAGGTGGCCGCCGTGACCGAAGGCACCGATGCGCAGGCCACCGTTTCCGTCCGTCTGGAAGAGGATGGTCGCATCGTCACCGGCCAATCGGCGGATACCGATACGATCGTGGCCAGCGTGAAGGCCTATGTGAACGCCCTCAACCGCCTGATCGTCCGCCGCCAGAAAACCGCACCGGGCGAGGATGTGAAGACCGTGACCTATCACGGCGAGTGA
- a CDS encoding 2-isopropylmalate synthase produces MRIGQVMVAVVMSAALAGALPAAAQDEGEVITKQYDDGSVYEGTFRDGLQHGMGTYRLPNGYEYSGEWVDGQITGTGRATYPNGAVYEGAFLNGQPEGKGRITYPDGGTYEGDWLAGAITGSGTATYADGTTYTGQFTAGRHEGQGILEGPGGYRYEGTWVAGQKEGTGKIIYPDGAIYEGNLKAGQRQGTGILTLPDGMTYQGNWAEGQINGQGKLTYANGDIYEGGFRDGLKDGSGTLTFASGDVYQGAFAADQRSGRGTFRSKDGYILDGIWSEGALNGQGKLTYPDGSVYEGALRDDRPEGRGRITYPDGATYDGTWAAGAITGQGKATYPGGAVYEGRFANAQPDGTGTMTLPDGYVYTGQWKAGQREGKGTATYPDGTVYEGEFRMGQRHGMGKLTMPDGFVYEGQWQMGEIHGQGRATYPGGDVYEGLFEKGKRQGAGKLTYASGQVAEGNWLNGILVAPPETPPATEAPAPADTASPSEGTAQPASPATPPTEPAPPTEGTAPATP; encoded by the coding sequence ATGCGGATCGGACAGGTGATGGTGGCCGTGGTCATGTCGGCAGCATTGGCAGGGGCCCTCCCCGCCGCCGCGCAAGACGAAGGCGAGGTCATCACCAAGCAATATGATGACGGCTCCGTCTATGAAGGCACCTTCCGCGACGGGCTTCAGCACGGCATGGGCACCTATCGCCTGCCCAATGGCTATGAATATTCGGGCGAATGGGTCGACGGGCAGATCACTGGCACGGGCCGCGCCACCTATCCCAATGGGGCGGTCTATGAAGGGGCCTTCCTCAATGGCCAACCCGAAGGCAAGGGCCGCATCACCTATCCCGACGGCGGCACCTATGAAGGCGATTGGCTCGCAGGGGCCATCACCGGCAGCGGCACCGCGACCTATGCCGATGGCACCACCTATACCGGCCAATTCACCGCAGGCCGGCATGAAGGGCAAGGTATCCTCGAAGGTCCGGGCGGCTATCGCTATGAGGGCACATGGGTCGCGGGTCAGAAAGAGGGCACGGGCAAGATCATCTATCCCGACGGCGCGATCTACGAAGGCAACCTCAAGGCGGGCCAGCGCCAGGGGACCGGCATCCTCACCCTGCCGGATGGGATGACCTATCAAGGCAATTGGGCCGAAGGTCAGATCAACGGCCAAGGCAAGCTCACCTATGCCAATGGCGATATCTACGAGGGTGGCTTCCGCGACGGGCTGAAGGATGGCTCCGGCACCCTCACCTTCGCCTCGGGCGATGTCTATCAAGGCGCTTTCGCTGCCGATCAACGCAGCGGTCGCGGCACCTTCCGCAGCAAGGACGGCTATATCCTTGACGGCATCTGGTCCGAAGGCGCGCTGAACGGTCAGGGCAAGCTCACCTATCCTGACGGGTCGGTCTATGAAGGGGCCTTGCGCGACGACCGCCCCGAAGGCCGTGGCCGCATCACCTATCCCGATGGCGCCACCTATGACGGCACATGGGCCGCAGGCGCGATCACCGGCCAAGGCAAGGCCACCTATCCCGGCGGCGCGGTCTATGAAGGCCGCTTCGCCAATGCCCAACCGGACGGCACCGGAACCATGACCCTGCCCGATGGCTATGTCTACACCGGCCAGTGGAAGGCAGGTCAGCGCGAAGGCAAAGGCACCGCCACCTATCCCGATGGCACGGTCTATGAAGGCGAGTTCCGCATGGGCCAGCGTCACGGCATGGGCAAACTCACCATGCCCGATGGCTTTGTTTACGAAGGCCAATGGCAGATGGGCGAGATTCACGGCCAAGGCCGCGCCACCTATCCCGGCGGCGATGTCTATGAAGGCCTGTTCGAAAAAGGCAAACGGCAAGGCGCGGGCAAACTTACCTATGCCTCCGGTCAGGTCGCCGAAGGCAACTGGCTTAACGGCATCCTCGTCGCCCCGCCCGAAACGCCCCCCGCAACCGAGGCACCCGCCCCCGCAGACACGGCCAGCCCGTCAGAAGGCACAGCGCAACCCGCTTCCCCAGCCACCCCCCCAACGGAGCCCGCGCCGCCCACCGAAGGCACGGCCCCCGCAACCCCCTGA
- a CDS encoding MBL fold metallo-hydrolase, with protein sequence MTTPTLSRRKALFAGAALPLAAPALLSARPALAAAPQQGAMHAPFHRVTLGGFEVTTVLAGTRAGDKPQETFGMNVAPEEFAAVSAANFIPADKTFNFFTPVVVNTGSELVLFDTGLSAAGTTAALASAGITPDQIDIVVITHMHGDHIGGLSGEDGAATYANARYVTGATEHNNWSAAANENFDAKVKPLNDKFTFLDDGGAVVSGITAMAAPGHTPGHFTYMLESNGSRMAILADTTNHYVWSLAYPDWEVRFDQDKAQAAATRRQILGMLAADRIPFAGYHMPFPAIGFVEANGDGFRYVPASYQLML encoded by the coding sequence ATGACGACCCCGACCCTCTCGCGCCGCAAAGCGCTTTTTGCCGGTGCCGCCCTTCCCCTCGCCGCGCCTGCGCTGCTCAGCGCCCGCCCTGCCCTTGCCGCTGCGCCGCAACAGGGCGCGATGCACGCCCCCTTCCACCGGGTGACCTTGGGCGGGTTCGAGGTGACCACCGTCCTCGCCGGCACCCGCGCCGGGGATAAGCCGCAGGAAACCTTCGGCATGAACGTGGCACCCGAGGAATTCGCCGCCGTCTCGGCCGCGAATTTCATCCCCGCCGACAAGACCTTCAACTTTTTCACCCCCGTCGTGGTGAACACAGGGTCGGAACTGGTCCTCTTCGACACCGGCCTTTCCGCCGCAGGCACCACCGCCGCACTGGCCAGCGCCGGGATCACCCCCGATCAGATCGACATCGTTGTGATCACCCATATGCATGGCGACCATATCGGCGGCCTGTCAGGCGAAGATGGGGCGGCGACCTATGCCAATGCCCGTTATGTGACGGGGGCCACCGAACATAACAACTGGTCCGCCGCCGCGAATGAGAATTTCGATGCCAAGGTGAAACCCCTGAACGACAAGTTCACCTTCCTCGACGATGGCGGCGCAGTCGTCTCGGGCATCACCGCCATGGCGGCACCCGGACATACGCCGGGCCATTTCACCTATATGCTGGAATCGAACGGCTCACGCATGGCGATCCTTGCCGATACGACCAACCACTATGTCTGGTCGCTTGCCTACCCGGATTGGGAGGTGCGCTTCGATCAGGACAAGGCACAGGCCGCAGCGACCCGTCGCCAGATTCTTGGCATGCTGGCCGCCGACCGCATCCCCTTCGCGGGCTACCACATGCCCTTCCCCGCGATCGGCTTTGTCGAGGCAAACGGCGATGGCTTCCGCTACGTTCCGGCCAGCTATCAGCTGATGCTTTAA